The nucleotide window CGGGCGACTCCTGCCCCCTACCTCCATGCTTATGAAAACCTTGCGCTTGATCGTCTGTGGGCTTGCGGTGGCCTGTGCGTTGTCCTCCTGCTATTACCCCGCCGAGTATGCCGCCGGGAGCTACAGCGGTCCGCAGTACAACGGCCCGTACTACGGCACCAGCTACTACCGCTACGGCGCGCCCTACACCGACCGCAGCTTTCATGCCTATGGCCCGTCCTACGTCGGCCCCCTGTACCACTACCACAGCGCATCGAGTCGGTATCGGTACCCGGTCCAGGCGCCGCAGCGGGTGACGACCTGGCAGTACACGTCTCGTTATCCCAACACCTGGGGCGCTCCAGTGATGGTGTACCGCTCGGAGCCCGCGTACCCTCGCCTGCAGCCGCGGGCGTCGGCGACGGTGAGGGGTGGTCAGTAGGCGGTGGAGTGGTTCATCCTTCGCAGTAAAGCTACGGAGAACGGAACGGAGCACTGGAACGACGGGTGGGCGTGTGAACCAGGGAGTAACTTTCTCTGGTAAAAAATGGGAGGTAAAAGATCGGAAAACGACGGTTTCCATTTTTTACCGCCAATCTTTTACCAGCCAAGTTATTCGGGAGAATGGATGGAGTGGTGGACGGACTTACGGATCACCGACCACTGGTCACTGATTACTGGCGAGACGATGGGCTGAATAACGCAGCGGCGAATGCGTCCAGTAAAGCAATGAAAACTCTTGCTCTGGCTTTCACGGCCCTGTTGATCCTCATCGCGCCGGTGCAGCGGGCGCAGGCGAACGTCGATGTCTCGATCGATTTCTTTTACGATGCGCTGCAGCCCTACGGGGACTGGGTTTACATCGACAACTACGGCTACTGCTGGGAGCCCTACCCGGAGCTGGTGGGTGATGGCTGGCAGCCGTACACGGATGGTTACTGGGCCCACACGGATGGTGGCTGGACGTGGATGACGGACGAGCCTTTCGGCTGGGCGACGTATCACTATGGCCGCTGGATGATGAACGCGGGCCGCTGGTGCTGGGTGCCGGGCTATGACTGGGCGCCGGCGTGGGTTTCGTGGCGGCAGAGCAACGCGCACATCGGCTGGGCACCGCTGCCGCCGGAGGCCGCATGGTCGATGAGCATCGGCTTCAGCACGTGGACGGACAGCTACTATGACATCGGCCCGAGCTACTACAGCTTTGTGCCGTATGAGTCGTTCGCCTGCCGCACGTCGCTGCGGCCCTTTTTCATGAACCGCCGCAACAACATGACGTACTACGACCAGTCGGTGAACATCACGAACATCTCCTACAACAACACGGTGGTGAACAACATCTTCGTGGGCGGGCCGGACGTGAACCGCATGGACCGCATGGGCCGGGACCGGGTGCCGCGCTACTCCCTGCGCCGCGATGACGAGGGCATGCGCCGCGACTGGCTGAACCGCGATGGAGATCGTGATCCGCGCAGCCTCTCCCGCGTGGACCGCGGCCAGTTGATCGTGGCCTCCCCCAACATCCGCCGCGATGACAGCCCTGGATTGCCCTCCCGCGTGCGGGAACGCATCGCACAGCCGGACATTGACCGCGGCTGGCGCACCGCTGGCAACAGTGAGCAAAGCAGCCGCCTGCGCAGCCAGCGCGAGCAGGAGTCACGCAACCTGCCGAAGAATCTGCCGGAACGCCGGCCAGTGATCGCCACCAGCACCACGCCGCCGCCTGCCGTGGGCCGCACGCTCTCCAGCACCGAGCGCCGCAGCTTTGGCCCGGGCTCTTCCCGCAGCAGTGCGGGAGAAACACCGCGTGCGACGCCGGTGGAAGTGCGCAAGGCCACGCCTGCGGACACCGCCGGTCAACCACCCGCCCCACGGACAGGAAGCACTCCGTCGGATTCACGCTCACGCTCACGCTTCGGCCGGCCTGACGCCCTGCCCATCCCGGGCACCGGCGGCAGCCAGCGCCCGGACGTTTCCGAACGAGGCCCCTCGTCATCGCGCAATCCATCGGCGACGGCTGAAGGGCGGCCCCCCATGCCCGGATCGACCTTCAAGAAGGCCGATGAGGTGCGTCCAGCGCTCCCAACGTCACCCTTCGGCTCCCGCTCGGGCATCCCGCAGACGTCCCGGCCACCGGAAACCAAGCCCGAGGTGCGCCCCGCCACGCCTTCGCGTCCGTCGTTCACGCCGCCGTCGAGTTCACGCTCCAGCGATCCGTCATCGCGCCCTTCCTTCACGCCCGGCACCAGGCCCTCCCTGACGCCGCCTGAGGTGCGCCCCGCCACGCCTTCGCGTCCGTCGTTCACACCGCCGTCGAGTTCGCGCTCCAACGAGCCGTCGTCGCGTCCATCGTTCACGCCGACACCGCGTCCAAGCACGCCGTCCTTCACGCCGCAGCAGCGCCCGTCCTTCACACCGCCGCCGAACTCGCGCTCCAGTGCACCGCAGTCACGCCCGTCGTTCACGCCGACACCGCGTCCGAGCACGCCCTCGTTCACACCGCAGCAGCGTCCAAGCACGCCGCAGCCCAGCGCCCCACAGTCGCGCCCATCATTCACGCCGCCGCCGCAGCGCCCGTCGTTCACTCCACAACAGCGTCCGAGCACGCCGCAGCCCAGTGCACCTTCCAGCGGTCCGTCGACGGGCGATCCTAGAGGTCGCAGGGGACGAGGCTGAACACCCTGGCAGGGAATACGCAATCATGGCTCCGTCTCGAAGGTGACGATGACCTCATCGTTCACCTGCACACCAAGAAAGGCCGCCAGACCGGGCGACATGTCCACCGCACGTCCGGTGGACGCGGCGGGGCCCCAATCAACCGGCTTGGCCTGGGTGCTCCGACCGTTGGCCGGGTTCGTGACGGTCACGAACGATTGACGCAGCAGCTTCTTGGAGGCTTTGGAATAGTCCCAACGACACGCGACATAAAACTTCTGGGGATCGAGCTGGCGCAGGGTGCCGCTGATGCCGGGTGGTGGCGGCCAGAGAAAGTACTCCCGCACGGAGGGGTGTCCGGCCTCGGCGCGATTTTCAAACAAGGCCAGCACCTCGCTGCGGCTCATCGTGGCATCAGCCGGCCCGCCGAAGGTGCTGAAGCGCCCTCGATGGGAAAAGTGGATGCGCGGTTCCCACGACTCGATGGCCATTTTCGACATGCCCTCATGAAACTTCCCGCTCAAAAGAGGAATGGCGACGACTGCCACCACCGCCATCGAGGCAATGGCGCTCGACATGGTCTGGAACTGGTTCTGGTGGGCGTGGTACGCTCTCATGACCTGCCTCCTGCGGTTGGGTTGTCACAAGAGCTACGCTCACAAGCGTTCGCTGACGCCTATGAATCGCGGCCGTTGCTCTTTGCCGTCATCCGGAACCCGCCCGGCTTCGGCACACCGCTGCGGGGCCGGAGCTGCGTGTTCCCGGCAGAAGAGACATTGCAAGGCGGGGTAAAAGGCCGCATGACGGGCGCATGCCCACCGAAGCCACATTTCTGGGAGGATTGATCTTCGGTGCCATCGGGCTGGGGGCGCTGCTTTTCGGCAAGACGACGGGATCCGTGATCAAGATGATCCTCGGCGCGGCCCTGCTGGCCTGCACCTACCTCATCACCGAAGGCTGGCTGCTGTGGACCAGCGGCGCCGTGCTGACGCTGCTGCTGATGCGCTGGAAGGAGTAGCCGGACAGGGATGGCCGAAAGAAACCAAAGAGTTCAACATCCGGCTTTCGTGCCTTTTCGTTCTTTCGTGGGCTACGCCACCTTCAGCCCGAGATACGCCTGCGCATTCGCGTAGCAGATGTTCTTCACCATCGTGCCGACGAGCGCGTCGTCATTGGGGATCGCACCGGATTCGATGTCGGCACCGAGCAGATTGCACAGCGTGCGGCGGAAGTACTCGTGACGCGGGAAGCTCATGAAGCTGCGGCTGTCAGTGAGCATGCCGATGAAGCGGCTCAGCAGGCCGAGATTGCTCAGCGCGTTGATCTGCCACTCCATGCCTTCCTTCTGATCCACGAACCACCACGCGGAACCGAACTGCACTTTGCCGGGCGTGGTGCCGTCGGCGAAATTGCCGGCCATGGTGCCGAAGACGTAGTTGTGCGCGGGATTGACGTTGTAGAGCACGGTCTTGGGCAGCGCGTTCTCGGTGTCGAGGCGGTCGAGGAAACGTGACAGCGTCTCCGCCTGCGGATAGTCGCCGATGCTGTCGCAGCCGACATCCGCGCCGATTTCACGCGCCAAGCGGCTGTTGTTGTTGCGCACCGGGCCGAGGTGAAGCTGCATCGTCCAGCCGCGTGACGCATTGAGGCGGCCGACGTGCAGCATGACGTTGCTGGCGAACTGATCCTGCTCCTGCGCGCTCGCGGCGCTGCCACTGCGGGCTTTTTGGAAGATGCGCTCGGCTTCCGCATCGCTGACGAAGTTGGCGTGGCAGTAGTTCAGGCCGTGATCGCTCAAGCGACCGCCGACGCTGTGGAAGAAATCATGGCGTTGCTTCAACGCATCGAGCAGCGACGCATAACTTTTCACTTCGATGCCGCTGGCGGCGCTGAGTTTGTCGCACCACGCACTCCAGGCTTCGGGTTGATGCACGGCCAGCGCCTTGTCGGGGCGGAAGGTCGGATACACGCCGACTTCAAAACCATCCGCCGCGCACTGGCGGTGCCAGGCGAGATCGTCGATGGGATCGTCGGTGGTGCAGAGTGCCTTCACCTTCTGCGTGCGCAGGATGCCGCGGGTGCTCATCTCCGGCTGCGCCAGCGCGGCTTCGGTTTGCTCCCAGATCGCGGGTGCCGTCTTTTCATCCAGCAGCGTGTCGATGCCGAAGTAGCGCTTCAGTTCCAGATGCGTCCAGTGGTAGAGCGGATTGCGCAGCGTCTGCGGCACCGTCTTGGCCCAGGCCATGAATTTGTCGCGCGGACTGGCCTTGCCAGTGATGAACTCCTCCGGCACGCCGTTGCAGCGCATCGCACGCCATTTGTAGTGGTCGCCTTCCAGCCAGATCTCGAACAGGTTCTTGAACTGCCGGTTTTGCGCGATGTCCTTCGGCGGCAGGTGATTGTGGTAGTCCAGGATCGGCTCGTCCTTGGCAAACGTGTGGTACAGGCGGCTGGCGGACTGGGTGCTGAGCAGGAAATTGTCGTGGATGAAAGACATTGCGGTTTGCGGTTGGAAATGAGCCGCTACACTGGAGCGATGATGTTCGCACGCAACTGGTTCGCGCTCCTTCCGGCTCTGCTGGTGTGCTCGTGCGGCACCTTCAATTTTTACACCCAGGCGCTCGACGGCCAGATGGAAATCTGGCGCAAGTCACGGACCAATGCCAAGGTGCTGGCCGATCCAGGCGTCAACGCGCATGTGAAGCAGCGCCTGCAACTGATCGAGGAGCTGCGCGCCTTCGCCGCGAGCGATCTGCGCCTCCCCACCAAAAGCTTCGGCAAGTACTGCGACCTCCAGCGGCCCTATGTCGTGTGGGTCGTGTTTGCCGCGCCGGAATTTTCCGTCGAGGGCAAGCAGTGGTGGTATCCGCTCGTCGGCAGCCTGAAGTATCGCGGCTTCTTCAACGAAAAAGATGCCGTCAACGAAGGCAGGCGGCTGAAACAAAAGGGCTGCGATGTGTTCGTTGGCGGAGTGGAGGCCTACTCGACGCTTGGCTACTTGAAAGACCCTGTGCTGAACACCTTCCTTCATCGCAGCGATGCCGAGCTGGCCGAACTCATCTTCCACGAGCTCACCCACGCCAAGGTCTTCATTCCAGGCGACACCGAATTCAACGAGGCCTTCGCCACCGCCAACGCCGAGAACGGCGTGCGCCTCTGGCTGCGCTCGAAAGGCGACCTGGCCGGCCTGCGTGCCTATGAGTTGAATTTGAAGAAGAACCGTCAGATCATCGGCCTGGTGCTCGATGCCCGGGACCAGCTCAAAGAGGTGTATGCCTGCGTCTATCGCAGCGTGGAAACCGAACGGCTCGCCAAGCAGCGCGTCTTTGACAGCATGCTGAAAAAGGCCCTCGCCATCAATCCCAACGCCCGGATTCACCAGCAGCAGCAAGCCAGCCGCACGTGGAACAACGCCCGCCTCAACACCGTCGCCGCCTACTACACCATGGTGCCCGGCTTTGAACGACTGCTGCAGAAGCACCAGGGCGATCTCGAAGCCTTCCACCGCGAAGTCGCCGCCATGCGGAAACTCAACAACGCGGAGCGCCTGAAGATTCTGGGAACGCCGTCACGCTGAACCGCTGTTCTGTGTTCTGTAGTCCCGGCTTTAGCCGGTCAGTTCAGAAGCCGGAAAACGCCGGGACTACAGTACAACTGAGCGGCCACGCCGGAACTCTCTTGCAGCACGGGATTCCATGCGCTGTGATGCACGGCATGATCCAGCGCTTTGTCTTCCTGCTTCTAAGCCTGTGCTCCTTCGCCACAGCCCAGCCGTCGTCTGCTTGGACGGAGCCTTTCCCACCGCATCGCATCGCGGGGAATCTGTACTATGTCGGATCACGCGATCTGGCCTCCTACCTGATCACGACGCCGGAGGGACACATCCTCATCAACAGCAGCCTGGAGGAATCGGTGCCGCTGATTCGCACTAGTGTGGAGAAGCTCGGCTTCAAATTCACCGACATCCGCATTCTCCTCATCAGCCACGCGCATTCGGATCACTGCGCGGGCAGCGCGGAGATCCTGAAACTCACCGGCGCGAAACATTTCGTCATGGAAGGCGATGCAAACGCGGTGGAACAGGGCGGCGCGAAGAAGACACGGCTGGGGAAGGGGGACTACACGCAGTTCCCGCCCGCGAAGGTGGATCGTCGCCTCAAGGACGGTGAGCAAGTGAAGCTCGGTGATGCAACGCTGGTGGCGCATCTGACAGCAGGCCACACGCCGGGCTGCACGACGTGGACGATGAAGGTGGACGGGCTCAACGCCGTCATCATCGGCAGTCCGAACGTGAACCCCGGCTACATCCTCATCGGCAACAAGAACTACCCGACCATCGCCACCGACTACGAGCTTACCTTCCGCGTCTTGAAAGCGCTCCCCGTCGATCTGTTCCTCGGCGCCCACGGCGGCTACTACGGCCTGGAGGCCAAGCACACTCGCTTCCTCGTCACAGGCGGCAACAATCCCTTCATCGACCCCGCAGGCTACCATCGTTATGTGACGGACAGGGAACAGGCCTTCCGTGCGGAGTGGGAGAGGCAGAAGAGCGTGAAGTGATTCTGGGAGGGCAAGGCTCCAGCTTTGCCGAATTCGGCGGACGCGGAGGTCCGCCCTCCTATTCCTCCACTGCCTCAAACACATCCGGCGTCGGCGTATTCTTCGCAATCCACGCCAGCGCGTCGTCCTTCGTTTGGAGCGTGCCTTCGAGCTGCAGCGTCTGAATCGTCGTCAGCAGGCGGCCCATGGCCGGGCCGGCATGCCAGCCGAGCGCGATCAAATCGGCGCCAGTGACGATGCGCGGCGGCAGCAGCGGCTCGTTGGCGAACTCCTGCTTCTTGGCGAGCAGGAAGTCGTAGTTGTCGGTGAAACCGTTGGAGCCGAGGCAATCGACGCGATGCAGGGCCAGTTCGTCCTCGAACGATGGTCGCGCCATGAAGCGGCGCAGCGTGGCGGTGCGCATCTTTTGCACGTTCATGAAGGCCATGTGGTTCTCCACCGCGATCACCGTGGGCTCGATGACGTCGTTGGGAAATTTCATCCTGCGCAGGATGCTGCCGGTCATCTCAGCGCCGAGCTTGTCGTGGCCGTTGAAGCGGATGCGGCCGGTGTCGGCGTCGCGTGTTTGAGTGGCTGGTTTGGCGATGTCATGCAGCAGCACGCTCATTACGAGTGGCAGTGAAGCATCGGCAGGTAGCAGGCTGAGCATGAGGCGCGTGTGGATGAAGACATCGCCCTCGGGATGAAACTGCGGTGGCTGCTCGCAGCCTTGCAGCACGAGGATTTCCGGCAGGAACTGCGCCATGAGGCCGCTGTTCACCAGCAGGTCGAAACCGCGCACGCGGTTCGGGCTGAGCATTGTTTTGATGAACTCCTCGCGGATGCGCTCGATGCTCACACTCTTGATCTTCTCGGCCAAGCCGCAGATCGACTCCCAGGTGGCATGCTCGATGTCAAAACCGAGCACGGTGGCAAAACGGATCGCGCGCAGCAGGCGCAGATGGTCTTCCTCGAAACGATCCTTCGCCACACCGATGGCGCGCAGCAGCCCCATGCGTAGATCGACCTGACCACCGACATAGTCGATCACGCGATCTGTGAGCGGATCGAAAAACAGGCCGTTGATGGTGAAGTCACGGCGCTCGGCATCGAGTTCCGGCGTGGAGTAGGTCACGCTGTCCGGCCTGCGGCCATCGCTGTAGCTGCCATCGCTGCGGAAGGTGGCCACTTCGACATGCATGTGGTTCAAGCGCACGATGACGACGCCGAAATGCGCGCCCACGGTCTGCGCGCCGGGAAACAGCTTAACCACCTGCTCCGGCGTGGCGCTGGTGGCCACGTCGTAGTCCTTCGGCTCGCGCCCCAGCAGCATGTCCCGCACGCAACCGCCTGCCAGCAGGGCCGTATGGCCTGCTTGCGTGAGTTTTTCGATGATCTGGACGGCGGTTTGGCGCATGCAGGCGATCCTTCCATGTGACTGGCTCAAAGTGCAAGGTTCCTTCGGGTTTCCGTTGTTCAAACCACGCTCTCGCGTTACAATCGCGGCCCTTATCATGGACCCGCTCATCGAACTGCTTCGCAACAACTCCAACCGCACTCCCAAGGAGATCGCCCTCGCCATGGGCATTTCGGAAGCCGACGTCGCCGCACAGATCGCCGCAGCGGAAGCCGATGGCACGATTTTGGGTTACAGCGCCGTGGTGGATCGCCTGAAGGCGGGGGACCGCCGGGTGACGGCCTTGATCGAGGTGCGCATCTCGCCAGAACGCGATGGCGGCTTTGATCGTCTGGCACGTCGGATCTCGAAGTTCGACCAAGTGCGCGATTGCTACCTCATGAGCGGTGGGTATGACCTTGCCGTGATCGTGGAGGGCAAGGACCTGCTCGATGTGGCGACCTTTGTGGCTGAAAAGCTCAGCACCCTCGGCGGTGTGCTGTCCACGGCTACGCGCTTTCAATTGAAGGCGTACAAAGAAAACGGGTTTCTGTCGAACGATGGCGGCGATGAAGAGCGCCTGCTGGTGGCTCCATGAGTGGCGAGGACATAGAGGTCATGGACTACGACAACAAAATTTCCCACATCATTCG belongs to Prosthecobacter sp. and includes:
- a CDS encoding DUF6600 domain-containing protein, giving the protein MKTLALAFTALLILIAPVQRAQANVDVSIDFFYDALQPYGDWVYIDNYGYCWEPYPELVGDGWQPYTDGYWAHTDGGWTWMTDEPFGWATYHYGRWMMNAGRWCWVPGYDWAPAWVSWRQSNAHIGWAPLPPEAAWSMSIGFSTWTDSYYDIGPSYYSFVPYESFACRTSLRPFFMNRRNNMTYYDQSVNITNISYNNTVVNNIFVGGPDVNRMDRMGRDRVPRYSLRRDDEGMRRDWLNRDGDRDPRSLSRVDRGQLIVASPNIRRDDSPGLPSRVRERIAQPDIDRGWRTAGNSEQSSRLRSQREQESRNLPKNLPERRPVIATSTTPPPAVGRTLSSTERRSFGPGSSRSSAGETPRATPVEVRKATPADTAGQPPAPRTGSTPSDSRSRSRFGRPDALPIPGTGGSQRPDVSERGPSSSRNPSATAEGRPPMPGSTFKKADEVRPALPTSPFGSRSGIPQTSRPPETKPEVRPATPSRPSFTPPSSSRSSDPSSRPSFTPGTRPSLTPPEVRPATPSRPSFTPPSSSRSNEPSSRPSFTPTPRPSTPSFTPQQRPSFTPPPNSRSSAPQSRPSFTPTPRPSTPSFTPQQRPSTPQPSAPQSRPSFTPPPQRPSFTPQQRPSTPQPSAPSSGPSTGDPRGRRGRG
- the uxaC gene encoding glucuronate isomerase; this encodes MSFIHDNFLLSTQSASRLYHTFAKDEPILDYHNHLPPKDIAQNRQFKNLFEIWLEGDHYKWRAMRCNGVPEEFITGKASPRDKFMAWAKTVPQTLRNPLYHWTHLELKRYFGIDTLLDEKTAPAIWEQTEAALAQPEMSTRGILRTQKVKALCTTDDPIDDLAWHRQCAADGFEVGVYPTFRPDKALAVHQPEAWSAWCDKLSAASGIEVKSYASLLDALKQRHDFFHSVGGRLSDHGLNYCHANFVSDAEAERIFQKARSGSAASAQEQDQFASNVMLHVGRLNASRGWTMQLHLGPVRNNNSRLAREIGADVGCDSIGDYPQAETLSRFLDRLDTENALPKTVLYNVNPAHNYVFGTMAGNFADGTTPGKVQFGSAWWFVDQKEGMEWQINALSNLGLLSRFIGMLTDSRSFMSFPRHEYFRRTLCNLLGADIESGAIPNDDALVGTMVKNICYANAQAYLGLKVA
- a CDS encoding aminopeptidase, yielding MSRYTGAMMFARNWFALLPALLVCSCGTFNFYTQALDGQMEIWRKSRTNAKVLADPGVNAHVKQRLQLIEELRAFAASDLRLPTKSFGKYCDLQRPYVVWVVFAAPEFSVEGKQWWYPLVGSLKYRGFFNEKDAVNEGRRLKQKGCDVFVGGVEAYSTLGYLKDPVLNTFLHRSDAELAELIFHELTHAKVFIPGDTEFNEAFATANAENGVRLWLRSKGDLAGLRAYELNLKKNRQIIGLVLDARDQLKEVYACVYRSVETERLAKQRVFDSMLKKALAINPNARIHQQQQASRTWNNARLNTVAAYYTMVPGFERLLQKHQGDLEAFHREVAAMRKLNNAERLKILGTPSR
- the bla gene encoding subclass B3 metallo-beta-lactamase; translated protein: MIQRFVFLLLSLCSFATAQPSSAWTEPFPPHRIAGNLYYVGSRDLASYLITTPEGHILINSSLEESVPLIRTSVEKLGFKFTDIRILLISHAHSDHCAGSAEILKLTGAKHFVMEGDANAVEQGGAKKTRLGKGDYTQFPPAKVDRRLKDGEQVKLGDATLVAHLTAGHTPGCTTWTMKVDGLNAVIIGSPNVNPGYILIGNKNYPTIATDYELTFRVLKALPVDLFLGAHGGYYGLEAKHTRFLVTGGNNPFIDPAGYHRYVTDREQAFRAEWERQKSVK
- a CDS encoding CCA tRNA nucleotidyltransferase; its protein translation is MRQTAVQIIEKLTQAGHTALLAGGCVRDMLLGREPKDYDVATSATPEQVVKLFPGAQTVGAHFGVVIVRLNHMHVEVATFRSDGSYSDGRRPDSVTYSTPELDAERRDFTINGLFFDPLTDRVIDYVGGQVDLRMGLLRAIGVAKDRFEEDHLRLLRAIRFATVLGFDIEHATWESICGLAEKIKSVSIERIREEFIKTMLSPNRVRGFDLLVNSGLMAQFLPEILVLQGCEQPPQFHPEGDVFIHTRLMLSLLPADASLPLVMSVLLHDIAKPATQTRDADTGRIRFNGHDKLGAEMTGSILRRMKFPNDVIEPTVIAVENHMAFMNVQKMRTATLRRFMARPSFEDELALHRVDCLGSNGFTDNYDFLLAKKQEFANEPLLPPRIVTGADLIALGWHAGPAMGRLLTTIQTLQLEGTLQTKDDALAWIAKNTPTPDVFEAVEE
- a CDS encoding Lrp/AsnC family transcriptional regulator, with translation MDPLIELLRNNSNRTPKEIALAMGISEADVAAQIAAAEADGTILGYSAVVDRLKAGDRRVTALIEVRISPERDGGFDRLARRISKFDQVRDCYLMSGGYDLAVIVEGKDLLDVATFVAEKLSTLGGVLSTATRFQLKAYKENGFLSNDGGDEERLLVAP